The Kribbella shirazensis genomic interval TTCGCCGCGGCCTTGGTCTTGAACGACGCGTCACCGGCGGACAGCGCCTCGTCGATCAGCAGGATGTCGGGGTCCATGTGCACCGCGACGGAGAACGCCAGCCGGCTGAACATGCCGGAGGAGTACGTCCGCATCGGCATCTCCATGAAGTCGCCGAGCTCGGCGAACTCCGCGATCTCCTCGTACCGCGCCTGGATCTCCTTGCGGCTCAGGCCGGCCGCGAGGCCGCCGAGGACGACGTTCTCCCGGCCGGACAGTGCCGCGTTGAAGCCGACACCGAGCGACAGCAGCGTGGAGACCCGGCCGTGCACCTCGATCCGGCCGGAGGTCGGCGGCAGGATGCCGGCGATCGAACGCATCAGCGTCGACTTGCCGGCGCCGTTCGCGCCGATGATGCCGATCGTGGTGCCGTGGTCGACGTCGAAGGACACGTTCTGGACGGCCTTGACCTCGCGCACCGCGCGCTCGCCGCGGCCGAACCGGACGATCGCGCTCTTGAACGTCGGCACCCGCTCGAACGTGGTCCGGTAGGTGATGGAGACGTCCTGCACCTTGACGGCGGGAATTCCCGACGGGGTCTTCTGCATCGGCTTCTTCTCGGTCTCAGAGACGGACAACGAACTCACGCTCCCTCGACATGAAGAACAACGCGCCGATGAGGAACGCGACCACCGCCCAGAAGCCGGCCCCGAGCCACATCTCCAGGTTCGGGATCCTGCCCTTGACGAGCAGATCGGTCCAGCCGCCCAGCAGGGTGTACAGCGGGTTGAACTGGATGAAGCCCTTGAACTTCGCCGGGGCGTCCTCGGCGAACCACAGCACCGGCGACAGGTACAGCCAGATCCGGACGAAGTACGGCAGGAAGCTCGTGGTGTCCCGGAAGTACACCTGCAGGGCCGCGAAGATCATGCCCATGCCGGCGGCGAAGACCGTCAGCATGATCAGGAACGCCGGGGCCAGCAGCATCTGCCAGTGCAGCGGCTGACGCATCACCAGGTGGATGACGAGGTAGACACCCAAGGTCGGCAGGAACCGGAAGAACGCCGTCCGGACCGCGGACAACGGCAGCAGCATCCGCGGGAACGACATGTTCATCAGCAGCTTGCCGCCGCCGACCACGCTCGCCGCGCCGGCCGTCATCGCACCGGAGAAGTAGTAGAAAGCGAACAGACCGCCGCACATGTGAGCGAACCGCAAGGAGGCGTCCTGCTTGGCAGCACCACCGGCGATGATGTCGACCAGCAGGTAGTAAACCGCCGCCAGCAGCAGCGGGTTCAGTACCAGCCACACCTGTCCGAAGAAGGTGTTCGTGTTGGCCGCCCGGATACTCGTCCGGGACATCTCCGCCGCGAACTCACGCCGCTGCCACAGTGCCTTGAAGTAGGGGCGCAGTGCGGGCAGGCCGACCTTGTGTGGTTCGTACACGTGCACCGACGGGTTGAACTCCTCGTCGACGCTAGTCGCGTTCATTCAGGCGATGCCTCTCTCTGCCGGAAGTTGGATCCACGATGGCCGATCACCTGGGTTTCAGTGGTCACCGCCCGGGGTACGGCAGCGTGCCACGCAGACCGGGAAGCAGAGTAGCGGATCCGCTCGGACGCAGACGACACAGCGGTCCTCCTTAGTGAGCAACGACGTACGGACGGCTACCAAACGTCGTGCCCCGCTGCGTCCACAACACCTGCGTCGTCCTTCGCCGATCGTTATCCGGAATATACATTTGACAGCCGACGACGGCCAAAACGCCTTCCAGCCAAGTCAAATCGCGGTCAATTACTGGTACGACGCTACGCGCGGAACCGAAGTTGGCGTGACCTGCCACACCGGGCGCGGTAACAGAGGACGGCGCCTGGGGCACGTGTTACTGACGGGACCCCGGGAGGTGCGGGTCCGGGACGTGACACGCAACACCACGTCCGCGCTTCCCCATGGACAGCCTCACCATCCACGGAGCACCCGGCTGCACCTCCCGGAGGTCCGTCGTCGATCCAGGGGCAGCTCCGCGATGGGCGGAAGCGGAGCGCCGGACCGGATCGATCGGCACGATGACCAGGGCGGCGGTCATCGCACGGAGGCCGGCGGAGCGCGGCGCGACATGGGGCGGAACGGGTCGCATCAGGCACTCCTCCTCATCGGCCTCACGATTGGAGATGCCACAGTTTGTACACCCTCCGGCACAGCCGGTGATGGCACGGAAGTGCGAGGGCACCGATGCGCCGGGATCGAGACCCAACCGAAACAGCCTCCGCTGACGAGACAGCGAACACGGGCCAGAATTGGAACAGCAGCCCGGCGGCGCTCAGGTGGTCCGTCGCCGGGCTGCTGGACCTCAATTCTCGCTCACGACTGCGCGGAAATGGTGGCCAGATGGTGACACGGCACAAGAATGCTGACAGGACAACAAATATCGCTGCGTGCGTACACCTCGACACGGACAGTGCCAACAGCGCTGGATCTGCCCCTCTACCCTGGAGGGACGGTAGCCGTCGGTGACAGCACTCGGAAGGGAGGGGATCGTCGTGAGCACCACGGACACGGAGCGTGCCGACCACCTGAGGGTGCTCGGGCTCAGCGACGACGAGATCAGGGTCTACCAGCACCTGCTGCGGACCGGGCCGTCGTCGATCACCGAACTGGACGATGCGGTCCCCGACCGCGAGCACTCGATCGACAGCGCCCTCGGAGGGCTGGTGCAGGCCGGTCTGGCACGCAGGTCCGGCTCGGATCACGCCCGCTACCTGCCGGTGCCGCCGGACGCCGGGCTGGAGGCCCTCACGCTGCGCCGTGAGTCGGAACTGAAGCAGGCCCGCATCGACGTCCTGAACGCGTACGACGAGTTCCGCCGGACCGTGCACAACGAGTCCACCACGCACCTGATCGAGGTGGTCACCGGCAGCGCGATCGTCGAGCGGATCCACCAGATCAAGGGCGGCGCCCAGCGCGAGATCCTGGCCATCGACTCCCCGCCGTACTACATCGGCGGCCCGAACCAGGAGGAGATCGACCACCTGAAGCGCGGGGTCGCCTACCGGGTCGTGTACTCACCGGAGTCCGTCGAGGTGCCCGGCTACCTGACCGAGAACATCCTCCCCTGCGTCGAGGCGGGTGAGCAGGCTCGCGTGCTGCCCGACGTACCGGCGAAGCTGACGATCATCGACGGGTCGATCGCCTACGTGTCGATGTCGGTGCGCGACACCGAGGTGAACCGGTCACTGCTGATCATCCGCCCGAGCAGCCTGCTGACCGCGTTGATCGGGATGTTCGAGCTGTGCTGGCGCAACGCGCTGCCGCTGCACGCCTCGGTCGGCGCCGAGGACGACCGCCTGGAGCCGATCGAACGCCGGCTGCTCGCCCTGCTGGCGACCGGGGCGGCGGACGACACCATCGCCCGCACGCTCGGCATCAGCCGCCGGACGTTCTTCCGCTACCTGGAACGCCTGATGAACCGCACCGGCGCCAGCACCCGCTTCCAGCTAGCCCTCCACGCCGCCCGAGAGAACTGGCTGTAGACAGCAACTGGGGACCGTGAACACCTGGTCAGGTGTTCACGGTCCCCATTGCGTGTCCGGGATCAGGCCTCGGCCGGGATGAACTCCTTGGCGACGACCTCGGCGATCTGCGCCGTGTTGAGCGCCGCGCCCTTGCGGAGGTTGTCGCCGCAGACGAACAGCTCCAGCGCGTTCGGGTCGTCGAGCGACTTGCGGATCCGGCCGACCCAGGTCGGGTCCGTACCCACCACGTCCGCCGGCGTCGGGAACTCACCCTCGGCCGGGTTGTCGAACAGCAGCACGCCCGGCGCGTCCCGCAGTACCTCGCGGGCGCCGTCGGCGTCGACCTCCTGCACGAAGCGGGCGTGCACCGACAACGAGTGCGTGGTGACGACCGGGACGCGCACACAGGTCGCGGACACCTTCAGGTCCGGCAGGCCGAGGATCTTGCGGGACTCGTTGCGGACCTTCATCTCCTCGGACGACCAGCCGTCGTCCTTCAGCGAGCCGGCCCACGGTACGACGTTGAGCGCCAGCGGGGCCGGGAACGGGCCGAGGTCGTTGCCGACCACGCGCCGCACGTCGCCCGGCGTACTGCCGAGCTCACGGTTGCCCGACACCTTGGTGAGCTGGTCGTACAGCGCGTCGATGCCGGCCTGCCCGGCGCCGGACGCGGCCTGGTACGACGCCACCACGAGCTGCTCGAGCTCGTAGCGGTGGTGCAGCGCGCCCATCGCGACGATCATCGACAGGGTCGTGCAGTTCGGGTTGGCGATGATGCCCTTCGGCCGGTTCCGGGCCGCTTCGGCGTTCACCTCGGGGACCACCAGCGGGACGTCCGGGTCCATCCGGAAGGCGCCGGAGTTGTCCACCACGACGGCACCCTTGGCGGCCGCGACCGGGGCCCACTGCGCGGACACCTCGTCCGGTACGTCGAACATCGCCACGTCGATGCCGTCGAAGGCGTCCTCGCTGATCGCGACGACCTCGACCTCCTCGCCGCGGACCTGGAGCCGCTTGCCCGCGGAGCGCTCGGAGGCGATCAGCCGGATCTCGCCCCAGACGTTCTGCCTGGTCGAGAGCAGGGTCAGCATCACCGACCCGACGGCGCCGGTAGCACCGACCACCGCCAGGGAGGGCAGCCCCGTCCGGTCCTCGATCGTGTTCTCCACAGCGCTCACAGGGGTCACCGTCCCGTTCCTCCGTACACGACAGCCTGGGTGTGCTCGTCGTCCAGATCGAATGCGGTGTGCGCCGCGGTCACGGCGGCATCCACCAGGTTCTCGTCCACGACCACCGAGATCCGGATCTCCGAGGTGGAGATCATCTCGATGTTCACGCCGGCGTCGGCCAGCGCGGAGAAGAACTTTGCCGACACGCCCGGGTGCGAGCGCATTCCGACGCCGACGACGGAGACCTTTCCGATCTGGTCGTCGTACAGCAACTGCTCGTAACCGACCTCGTCCTTCATCCGCGCCAGCGCGGACATCGCCCGGGCGCCGTCGGCGCGCGGGAGGGTGAAGGAGATGTCGGTACGGTTCGTGGCCACCGCCGACACGTTCTGCACGATCATGTCGATGTTGGTGTCGGCGCCGGCGACCGTCTCGAAGATCCGGGCCGCCTCACCGGGCTTGTCCGGCACACCGACCACGGTGATCTTGGCCTCGCCGCGGTCCTGCACGACGCCGGAGATGATCGCCTGTTCCATCTGATCCAGTTCCTTCGCATCGACGACCCAGGTGCCTTCCTTCTGCGAGAAGGAGGAACGCACATGGACGGGGACGTTGTAGCGCCGCGCGTACTCGACGCAGCGCAGGTGCAGCACCTTGGCGCCGCAGGCGGCCATCTCGAGCATCTCCTCGTAGGAGATCTTCGGGATCTGTTTCGCGGCCGGCACGATCCGCGGGTCCGCGGTGAAGATGCCGTCCACGTCGGTGTAGATCTCGCAGTACTCGGCCTCCAGCGACGCGGCCAGCGCGACCGCGGTGGTGTCGGAGGCGCCGCGGCCCATCGTGGTGATGTCCTTGGTGTCCTGGGCGACGCCCTGGAACCCGGCCACGATCGCAACGTGGCCCTCCGACAGCGCTTCCTCGATCCGGCCCGGCGTGATGTCGATGATCCGGGCGTTGCCGTGCGCGGAGGTGGTGATCACACCGGCCTGCGAGCCGGTGAAGCTGCGCGCCTCGTAACCCAGGTTGGCGATCGCCATCGCCAGCAGCGCGGCCGAGATCCGCTCACCCGAGGTGAGCAGCATGTCGAGCTCGCGCGGCGGCGGCAGCGGTGAGACCTGCTGGGCCAGGTCCATCAGTTCGTCGGTGGTGTCGCCCATCGCGGAGATGACGACCACCACGTCGTTCCCGGCCTTCTTCGTCGCGACGATCCGTTGGGCCACACGCTTGATGCAATCGGCGTCGGCGACCGAAGAACCGCCGTACTTGTGTACGACGCGTCCCACAGGTGTGTCTCCTCAAACCACTGGTTGCGGTACGCCGTGCGGCGTTGCACCAGGCGTAGTCGTTCGCTTCATTCTAGCCGTGACCTGACCGTTGCCTACCGGCTGACCAGCACCCGGTCCGCCCCGTCCGGCGGATCCTCGTCACCGCCGGAGGTTCCCCGGGAGAGCCCGGCGCCGCCGGGAAACCGTCCGGCTACTTGTTCATATAAGTCTTCGCTGAAATACTGTACCGGTGCACGCGTTCGACATTCTCGGCGACCCGGTCCGGCGCCGGATCCTGGAGCTGCTCGCCGACGGCGAGCTGCCGGCGGGCAGCATCGCCGGCGCCATCGGCGCGGAGTTCGGCATCAGCCAGCCGGCCGTCTCCCAGCATCTGAAGGTGCTGCGCGACAACGGATTCGCGACGGTGACCATCGACGGGACCCGGCGGCTGTACGCCGTCGACCCGGGCCCGCTGCGCGAGATCGACTCCTGGCTGGACCGGTACC includes:
- a CDS encoding ABC transporter ATP-binding protein encodes the protein MSVSETEKKPMQKTPSGIPAVKVQDVSITYRTTFERVPTFKSAIVRFGRGERAVREVKAVQNVSFDVDHGTTIGIIGANGAGKSTLMRSIAGILPPTSGRIEVHGRVSTLLSLGVGFNAALSGRENVVLGGLAAGLSRKEIQARYEEIAEFAELGDFMEMPMRTYSSGMFSRLAFSVAVHMDPDILLIDEALSAGDASFKTKAAAKMSELVTNSRTMFLVSHAMSSVRELCNDCIWLHKGKLMMRGEPNEVIAAYTKFLQVGEAESVSLEDL
- a CDS encoding ABC transporter permease is translated as MNATSVDEEFNPSVHVYEPHKVGLPALRPYFKALWQRREFAAEMSRTSIRAANTNTFFGQVWLVLNPLLLAAVYYLLVDIIAGGAAKQDASLRFAHMCGGLFAFYYFSGAMTAGAASVVGGGKLLMNMSFPRMLLPLSAVRTAFFRFLPTLGVYLVIHLVMRQPLHWQMLLAPAFLIMLTVFAAGMGMIFAALQVYFRDTTSFLPYFVRIWLYLSPVLWFAEDAPAKFKGFIQFNPLYTLLGGWTDLLVKGRIPNLEMWLGAGFWAVVAFLIGALFFMSREREFVVRL
- a CDS encoding helix-turn-helix domain-containing protein, producing MSTTDTERADHLRVLGLSDDEIRVYQHLLRTGPSSITELDDAVPDREHSIDSALGGLVQAGLARRSGSDHARYLPVPPDAGLEALTLRRESELKQARIDVLNAYDEFRRTVHNESTTHLIEVVTGSAIVERIHQIKGGAQREILAIDSPPYYIGGPNQEEIDHLKRGVAYRVVYSPESVEVPGYLTENILPCVEAGEQARVLPDVPAKLTIIDGSIAYVSMSVRDTEVNRSLLIIRPSSLLTALIGMFELCWRNALPLHASVGAEDDRLEPIERRLLALLATGAADDTIARTLGISRRTFFRYLERLMNRTGASTRFQLALHAARENWL
- a CDS encoding aspartate-semialdehyde dehydrogenase, with amino-acid sequence MTPVSAVENTIEDRTGLPSLAVVGATGAVGSVMLTLLSTRQNVWGEIRLIASERSAGKRLQVRGEEVEVVAISEDAFDGIDVAMFDVPDEVSAQWAPVAAAKGAVVVDNSGAFRMDPDVPLVVPEVNAEAARNRPKGIIANPNCTTLSMIVAMGALHHRYELEQLVVASYQAASGAGQAGIDALYDQLTKVSGNRELGSTPGDVRRVVGNDLGPFPAPLALNVVPWAGSLKDDGWSSEEMKVRNESRKILGLPDLKVSATCVRVPVVTTHSLSVHARFVQEVDADGAREVLRDAPGVLLFDNPAEGEFPTPADVVGTDPTWVGRIRKSLDDPNALELFVCGDNLRKGAALNTAQIAEVVAKEFIPAEA
- a CDS encoding aspartate kinase; this translates as MGRVVHKYGGSSVADADCIKRVAQRIVATKKAGNDVVVVISAMGDTTDELMDLAQQVSPLPPPRELDMLLTSGERISAALLAMAIANLGYEARSFTGSQAGVITTSAHGNARIIDITPGRIEEALSEGHVAIVAGFQGVAQDTKDITTMGRGASDTTAVALAASLEAEYCEIYTDVDGIFTADPRIVPAAKQIPKISYEEMLEMAACGAKVLHLRCVEYARRYNVPVHVRSSFSQKEGTWVVDAKELDQMEQAIISGVVQDRGEAKITVVGVPDKPGEAARIFETVAGADTNIDMIVQNVSAVATNRTDISFTLPRADGARAMSALARMKDEVGYEQLLYDDQIGKVSVVGVGMRSHPGVSAKFFSALADAGVNIEMISTSEIRISVVVDENLVDAAVTAAHTAFDLDDEHTQAVVYGGTGR
- a CDS encoding metalloregulator ArsR/SmtB family transcription factor, whose protein sequence is MHAFDILGDPVRRRILELLADGELPAGSIAGAIGAEFGISQPAVSQHLKVLRDNGFATVTIDGTRRLYAVDPGPLREIDSWLDRYRKFWINRLDALETELHRGRRES